TGGTACTGCcacacgctgcggcggtgcgcaaTCGTGATGACAGTGATGCCGAGCTCGACGCAGCGGTCGTACATCTGCCGTTCCACGTCGAGGTCGACAAGACTGCTGCACTCGTCGAGAATGGCAAAACGCGGACGGTGAAAGAAGAGGCGGGCCATGgcaagacgctgctgctcgccaagCGAGAGGGAGTCGTCGctccacggcagccgcgtctcCCACGACATGTTCAACTTGCTGAAAACGTAGTCCAGCCCCGCCATCTGCAGGTAGCCGTACAGCTCGGCCTCGCCGACAGTGAGGTCCTTCTTCTTGAGGGGATAGATGACCTGCTCGAGGAGCGTGCCATCGTACATGTACGGCCGCTGCGGAACGTAGTacagctgctccgcctccggcTTCTCGATACGGCCACCCCGCAGCGGCCACAGCTCACCCAGAAGGCGAAACGTGGAGGACTTGCCGCACCCATTGCGACCAAGAATGAGCAGGTTCATCCCTGGCTTGACGTAAAATGACATGGAGCTGCAGAGGCACTCACCGGTGGGCAGCACAAGCGGGACGTCGACGAACTCAATGTGGTCGCTGCGCACGATGCGGCCGAAAGAGTCCTCGTAGTTGGACATGGCCTTCCCGTCATTGCCGCGCACCGGAAAGGCACCAGAGGCGCGGCTCACAATTGGGGACTGTGCGGTGCAACTCGTCTGCATCTCTACCAGCACGTCTGCGCGGTCTAGCGCGGCAAGCAACTGCGCCAGTCGGCGTGTGTAGCCGCCAACGACGAACACCAGCTTGACGTTCCACAGAGATTTCCCAATCGCGGTGGCGAGTGTCTTGAAGGTGTACGAGGCACACGTCAGCGCTGCGGTTGCCGTCTCGGCGGTTGTCGTCTGGTTCTTCTGATGCATGGTAGCCATGGCACACACAACGTAGCCCAGCAACACTGATCCGTACTTGTTGTGCAAGGTCTCAGTGAAGTCGAAGCGCGACCGCACGTAGGCGGCGTAGCGCGACTGGTCCGTAACTGCCTtgaagaggcgctgcagcactttCTCGTGGAACTGAAACCCCTTCGTGAGCGTGATCTCCTCCGCGTAGACCAGCAATCTCTGGTGTGCTCTCCGCACCGcaccctccttctccgtgcgctgctgcaccatcCAGTCAAGGTTgggggcgcagcagcataTCCACACAGCAAAGGTCAGGTAGTAGGACCACGTCAACAGcgtccccctccaccccgtCTGCCGCGCCAATGTGAAGGAGAAGGTGATGGCCTCGATCAGCGGACGCGGAATGCTGGTGAAGAGAGAAGccgacacacgcgcccaGTTACGCACGTCCTCGGTAATGCGCTGGTCCACGTGGTCCACCTCGTGCAGACCGGCCATCTGGAAGAAGACGCGCCGCTTCAGGTAACGGTCGGAGAAGTAGGCGGCGAGGTTGTCGCGGCAGTGCAGTCCCAGCAGCTCCGAGTAGTAGTCGAGCGTCACGTTCAGCAGAGTGGCCGGCACACACGAGACGGCAAATAACGCCAGTGCACGGATGGCGTGTCGCAGGTTGCCCTCGATTGCCGTGCGGCTGACCAACCCGCTGACATTCACAAGGCGCACCGACACGTAGGCACGCACAATCATCAGCACAAAGAGAATGTAGATGCTCCGCGCCTCCCGCCCATGGCAGTTGGGGATcgccacacgcagcagctgcataAAGCGATTGAACACAGACACCTCCTGGTTGAAGACTTGGCTGTAAGCCTCTGCGGTCGCCGCGGAGGCAGAGATGAAAACGGAGGACGTAGTCGCGCGCGACACCGGAGAGGACGGCGACAGAGGCGTCGATTGCGGCACGAGTGTGAGGCCGCCCCCCTTTCGCACCTCAgacgcggcagtgccgcgcaCGATACTGCCCTGAATGCCTCgcaacggtggcggtggcatTGCCTTGGCGAGCTGCCGTCCGCTTGACGTAGCGTACATGGTCGCGAGAAAGGCGAGGGAGCCACCCACCCAGCTGGCCATGACGGGGTCCCGCAACCGCGACGCCGCGTACTCCCTCACGTACTCACCGAGCACCTCAGAGGAGACCATCTTCTCGAAGGCAAGCTTCAAAAATGAAAAAGATTAAAAGCGAAAGGGGTGAAGTAGAACAGGGATATGACTACGCATCTGTGGCACGTGTTGATGCGCCGCCCTCGAATTTCGTGAGTCCAACGTGTGAGCCGCTTCTATGCGTGTAAGTGGGTGTGGCTGAGATggtgaaagagggagagtgaGAGGCACGCAACAGAAGCGAGAAGCATACGGCGAGTATCAGGAAGTCAGTCGTGGCGACTGAGGAATGGCGATTAAAAGAAGTCAGCCCCACCCTTTTGTGCATGAATGTGTACACAGCACAGCCGACTGCCGCACCCCGCACGGTCGATAAGCAGCTggcgcgacgacgccgtaATGGGGCAGACGCAACCGCCGAAAGGCGCGAGAACAACGATCAGAAGAAGGGGTGGCCGGAATGCGAGCTAACCCCCGCGATTAGCAGCATGAGCGGTAGCCGACGACGGAAGCTGAGAAGCAGTGACGCTGCAGTGGCCGAGGGACGTGAGCAATGTGTGCAGGAGGGTATCAAAAGGGGGGATTGCACGAATGTGGAAGAGCGCAGCAGGAACAAACAGTAACGAGTGAAAATGGGCAAGGGCAGATGCGGGTGCACAATCTGTGAAGAATAGGTCCCACCAGCacgtgcctctccctctgtgcgtgtTCGGCAGCGTAAACGTCACCGTTGctacaccaccaccaccaccccttcctctccttcagCACATCGTGGGCACGTGTCACAGCTGTCTTCCCTCGCTACACATCAAGTGACGCCCCAGAGTTGCTTCTGTCACGACATTACGGCATAGCGCGAAGGAGCGCACAAGGCAATGACGGGACTAAGAAGTGTAAAAGCAACGAGCATAtgcagcgcgagagagaagagacagagggagagagggaggtaggaaggggggggggctgaaGATGGTATTCCCAACACACAGCATGCACACATAAGCTCTAATGAGTCATACCTGAGTACAGAAAATGGACAGAGAGCAATTTCAAAATAAAGGTCA
This window of the Leishmania donovani BPK282A1 complete genome, chromosome 31 genome carries:
- a CDS encoding ATP-binding cassette protein subfamily D, member 2, putative, which produces MVSSEVLGEYVREYAASRLRDPVMASWVGGSLAFLATMYATSSGRQLAKAMPPPPLRGIQGSIVRGTAASEVRKGGGLTLVPQSTPLSPSSPVSRATTSSVFISASAATAEAYSQVFNQEVSVFNRFMQLLRVAIPNCHGREARSIYILFVLMIVRAYVSVRLVNVSGLVSRTAIEGNLRHAIRALALFAVSCVPATLLNVTLDYYSELLGLHCRDNLAAYFSDRYLKRRVFFQMAGLHEVDHVDQRITEDVRNWARVSASLFTSIPRPLIEAITFSFTLARQTGWRGTLLTWSYYLTFAVWICCCAPNLDWMVQQRTEKEGAVRRAHQRLLVYAEEITLTKGFQFHEKVLQRLFKAVTDQSRYAAYVRSRFDFTETLHNKYGSVLLGYVVCAMATMHQKNQTTTAETATAALTCASYTFKTLATAIGKSLWNVKLVFVVGGYTRRLAQLLAALDRADVLVEMQTSCTAQSPIVSRASGAFPVRGNDGKAMSNYEDSFGRIVRSDHIEFVDVPLVLPTGECLCSSMSFYVKPGMNLLILGRNGCGKSSTFRLLGELWPLRGGRIEKPEAEQLYYVPQRPYMYDGTLLEQVIYPLKKKDLTVGEAELYGYLQMAGLDYVFSKLNMSWETRLPWSDDSLSLGEQQRLAMARLFFHRPRFAILDECSSLVDLDVERQMYDRCVELGITVITIAHRRSVWQYHNWILYFDGSGGYMFSPLQYETGASALVLTCVRSASDASLIGTEVRIPITDRLCSEDETVTAKKEPPPKLIQTAQKAEVPKSPRAETVTEKVEREERAKANGDGDGVHGSHRQSRHRRSRKHRASDGNKAVGFETQAETSGGE